The following DNA comes from Serinus canaria isolate serCan28SL12 chromosome 1A, serCan2020, whole genome shotgun sequence.
TATGGTTGGAAAATCCAGTACTGAAGAGGATGTGCCAAAAAAAGAGCTGTCTGTGCCACTTGATTTACATCCCTTTGTTCTGCACTGCACGCTCACATGCTAATTGGTAAACAGGATCCTGCCTTATCAGGTGTGGgagacagcagctgctgtccagAAAGATCAGGATGATGAGAATCCTATTTCACCTGTTGAAGAAGCTTTTGGTGAAAATCCTGGCTCAAAAGCCAGACTCTTTTAGATGAGACTAGGTGgcagccacagggctgggacCCAGTTaattttcagggagaaaaattgTGGAGGTACAATATTGTTGTAGAAAAAAGATAATCTTCTGAGGATTAAGATGATGAAAGCTGTCCAGAAGAGCTGGGGACTATCCCTGCTTCTGCACAGAATTCTTCTGTGATGCCAGCACAATGCTTAAAACCTTTCATagatgagcagcagctcagtaTGGCTGCTTCTGAGGTCTCATTTTCAGAACTGCTGCAATCAAAATCCATGCAAGGTCTGCTCTGAGAAATAAGGTCCCAACTGCCTTTCAACTATTCTCAGAATCTGCCAACCTTCTATCTCATAGAGACATTCTGTTTCTAATGCTATGAAGCACATGTAGAATTGTGTTAAGAACCATAAAAGTACCTCCCAAGCCTATCTTCAGGTATTCTGAAGAAATTCCAATACCAAAAAGTGAGACTAGAGGATTTAAAGCTCAAGAGAGGGACACAGCCAGAGATATTCAGGTGCCCCCAAAACCAGACATCTAGTACCACTTTCCCATTTCCAATGCATTAAATTGAAGGACTCATGGGTATCACCTAAAGTCTATGTGAACTGTGTGCCCTTTTGGTGCTGGAGACCAGAGAGGACATCCTAGGACAACCAAACCAATCACTGCCAGGCAAAGGTGGTTTTTTCTACAGTCTTTAACCCAGTTTTTCAGCAGAACCTTAGATTCTTCCCCTGCTTCTGGCCCTTCCTTTTCTTGTCCAGACTGACAAGAGCAATATTATTATTAAGAGCAACATTATGGTTGGAAAATCCAGTGCTGAAGAGGATGTGCCAAAAAAAGAGCTGTCTGTGGTACTTGATTTACATCCCTTTGTTCTGCACTGCATACTCACATGCTAATTGGTAAACCCTACCCTAGTCTGACtctttttccccagctttttcTCCAAACTCAGTATTTTGTCCTCATCAGTTCTGTTGGCCCATTTCTTCCACAAGCAACTCATTTCTACTCTCCTGACTCCTTCCCAGGTCCATATCTCTTCTTCCTGCCATACCAATTCTTAGGGTCATCTTTACTGCATGTGTGCATATTTAAAGGCCCACTACCACTAAACTTCCCATTTGGCACAGATCTCTTCCCcacctactttttttttttttctttttgatttcaCTGAACATATTTCCCAACCCTCCCTCTGACCTCTATTCCTAAATTGTCTTGGGCCACTTCAGGCTTCCTCCTGCCTTATATACCTGGTATTTTTTGCACCTCCATACTCCACGGCCGCCTAGAGGACAGTAAAGAGAGGCATCGTGCCACGAACCCTGGGGCCTGGCAAGCCTCAGCCTGAAGAAAACAGGAGCGAGCACCGAAGAGCCATCACTCCTCCTGGTGCTCGAGGTTGGAAAAAGTTCAGCCCTTCTCTGAAGGCAGCATATGAGCAGTCCGGTCAcgcacagcagctgcagcaggagcaggacgAGGCAGCGGAGCGCGCCCGGGCACCTCCGGCCGCACTGCACAAAGCGCACTCGCTTTGAACTAAATCTCCAGGGATTTTAGCAGTGCTTTTCACGTTTGGACCCGCCTACCTAAGAAAGCGAGGCAAGTGTGAGTATTTGGGGTCCACACTGCCTATGCTGCCTGTGTCTAAGCATACCCATGCTATGTGTGCCAAGGGCAGTGCTCCCACGGCCTGGCTGCACGGACACGGCTGCCTTTGTGCTCCCACCCTCGGCCACAGTTTCTCAAGCTCTGACTGTCCCCGACAGGAACACGGCGGTCTGAAACTGGTAACAGGTGCTGCCCTTTCCTAAACGCTTCTGCGGGAAACTTGGGAAGGGCTGGCGTTGCGCTCCATGGGGATGCGCCTGGTTAGTGGCAGTCGTGGGGCAGAAATAAAACTTTGCTTGAAACAGTTGAAAATTCAAAGAACGCCAGGAATCATTTCCACGGGAGTCTCCCTCCTGCCGGCGCCGAAGAGCTCTAGCGTTTAAGTGAGCGCGGCCCCTGCCGGCCCCGCTCGGCAGCCGGACCGCTCGCCCTGCCGAGCCTCCCGTGGCTCCTGCTGTGAGCTCGGGCTCAGCGCACAGGTCGGGGACTGCAAATCCAAGTGTCACTGGCACAGGAATGATTATTACCAGATGCTAATTACTCGTTAATGTATGCTAATCACTGCTGCATGCCAGCGCGCTCACAGCACCAAGTGCCAGGCAGAAAGCGCTCGGCTGGAGCGGAGCGGCTTCGCAGCCTCAGCCCCGCGCCGAgagccgccgccgcgcccccaCGGCTCAGCTGCGCTCGCACAGAGCTCTCCTCCGCGCCGCCATCCCGCCCCCGAGGCGAGCAGCGGCCGCTGGTGATTCCTGACTCCCCCGAGCTCCAGGCTTTGCCTCTCGTAGGTTTCCTTCGGCCGGGAGACAGGCGCCTCCGGCTTCCCCGCGCCACGGCATCACGGCCGCTCACCCGCCGCAGGGGACCCGGCAGGTGCCGCCCCCGGCTGGAGTGGCGATGATGATGTTTTGTGAGGGGACAGGAACACCACACGCACGTTCTAAACTTTAAAACCCGCTGCCTGAACGTGTCTCCCGGGACGCTCTGCATGAGGGGAGCGGGTCCCCTCGGCAGCCTCTGCCCCGGCCGGGAGAGGTGCCCGCGGGCCGAGGGGAGCCGCACTCAGGGCTCGGCCGGGGAAGGGGCGCGGGGGACCCCTTCGCCCCCGCCTGCCTCCGCCGCCTCCCCTCGGGGCGGGCGCAGCCCGTGCCCCGCCGTGGCTGCGCAGGGCGGCGGGACGCCCGCGGCGGGCGGTGTGCGGGAGGCGCCCGGCGGCGGAGGGCGGGCTGCGGGGCGGGCGGTGCGCGGGGCTGGCGGCGCTGCGCTGCGCCCCGATAGGCGGCGGCGGGCGGTGTCGGtgctgccgccgctgccgcgGCTGCTGGTGCTGGCGCGGAGCCGCTGAAGCCCGGCAGAGGGGCTCGCCGGCTCTCGCACGCAGCGGCGGCGGAGCGCGTCGCGTCGACCGGAGCgagcggggaggaggaggagaaggcggaggaggaggaggaggaggaggaggaggaggaaggggaggggggcaCCTTCTCGGAGAGGATGCCCGGAGCGGCTGCAGGGACGGCGGCTACGGGAGCAGGCTCGTCAGGAGCGGTAGCAGCGGGgatgctcccagctcaggaagCAGCCAAGATCTACCACACCAACTACGTGCGGAACTCGCGGGCCATCGGCGTGCTCTGGGCCATCTTCACCATCTGCTTTGCCATCGTAAACGTGGTGTGCTTCATCCAGCCGTACTGGATCGGGGACGGCGTGGACACCCCGCAGGCGGGCTACTTCGGGCTCTTCCACTACTGCATCGGCAACGGCTTCAGCCGGGAACTCACCTGCCGGGGCAGCTTCACGGACTTCTCCAGCCTGCCCTCGGGAGCCTTCAAAGCTGCGTCCTTCTTCATCGGGCTCTCGATGATGCTCATCATCGCCTGCATCGTCTGCTTCatcctcttcttcttctgcaACACAGCCACCGTCTACAAGATCTGTGCCTGGATGCAGCTGACCTCGGGTGAGTGGAGGCAGCGGCCCCGGTGCTGGGGGGCTCCGCTCATCCCTGTCCGGCACAGCCCGGCCCGGGGGGGCACGGCCGGCTCTGGACAAACTTGCGGCGCCGGGGCGGGGAGCGGTGGGGGAGGGTGTCGAGGGCCGGGGGTGCCCCGCAGGGGCAGGCCGGGAGAGGATGCCCGGGGGTGCCGCGACACATCGGCAGCGTCGCAGAGCGGTGCCCGTGCCTGCCCCGGGCCGCCCCGCCGCTCGACTGGGCGTGGGCCAAGTCAGGCTCAGCCCTCAGCTCCTCGCACCGCTCCGAGGGCTGCCCGGGGTCGGTGTGGGACCCGACCCGTGGGCAGCTCCGGCAGCTCCAGGGACTGCGGGCGGCAGCGGGTGGGTGTCCTCCAGCGCGTGGTCTATTGTAAAGGTCAGGAGAAAATGGCAGTGGGGACAATTCGGGCTGGTGACGGTGGGTGAAGGCTGCTGCCCGCCTGTTGAAGCTTAGTCCTGGTCCCACAGTTCCACCTGGCCAAGGCAGAGCCCACTTCGGCTCCGTGGGAGGGCTTGGTGAGGTCTTTTGCTGGTGAACTGGAAGGGCAGCTGAGGTCGTTGGATGTGGCATGCATGAGTTTTGGTTGGGGTCTGTTTCACTTGTCCACAAGGTTTATTTTCCACTGTATGTTAGGagtgtaaagaaaaagaatttatttcagttgctgattttgtttcagaagaTCTCCTGACTTCATTTGACATTCCCCATCACATCCAGTGTCTCCCTGGGGAAAGCGTGTGGtaggaaagagggaaaacacCAGGACATCCctttctgcatttccagcacagcttTCCCTCTGAGTTAGTGGAGAACTGGTTATTTGTGTGCAGCTGGGAGGGTCTATAGAATTAAGATAGTAATACAAGCAGTTTTAGCGAGACAGAAAATATTGGTTCTTCGATCatttagggaaaaaaggggCTAAAATCAAAGCATACCTGTTACATGTCCTCCTGGTAAAACTTGAAATTGAGAAGTTTTGGAATAAGCAGGAATAAGCTGTTAGAGAAACAGACCAAAATGTCACCAAAATGGGCTCACAATCACTTTTTCAGTCCCCTTAATTGACCTACATTCATTTCAGTTTCTGAGCAAAAATTCTTCTGACTTTTCTATTGAACGTCTTCAACCTTATTCAATTTGCCATCTAGTCCATGAGACCTGGTGGAATTCCCTGGTTTTTATGAAGCAGCTCTAACCATTTCTCTCTCTTATgatgtttttctgtgtgctattatttttatgctgtttccTTAGCTGAAGTTTCcttgtaatttctttctgtatcaCTCGGGGAGTGATCTGTAGTCACTTGAGGCTGGTAGGTTTTTTCCCAATTCCAGTGAGTTTAGTTTTGGGTTCATTATCTCTGTCCTGGGAACCCCTTCTGATGCTGGTGGCTCCTCTGTCCATTCAGTAACATCATTCTGATATGGTCTGGTTAATTGTACACAGTCATGTCACTTGGCTCTGGGCAGAGAAAACTGTTTCATCTTTGCACAACTGATGTCTCCTCTGCTCCATTAAGGACTTCTGCTTTCAGCTATTTCTTCTTCTTATGGCTCTGCTGCTAAAAGGTGCCATGAATATTCACTGTTTTAATGCATTTCAGcatgttttttttcatgtccaATATGCAGTAGGACAGCACAATTTCCAAATCACTTGCACTTTCCAACATCAACATCTATGTTTGCACTACTTCATGCCCAGAGGTGCTAGTGGAAGGTAGATAAAAAAATGAATCTGATTCCTTTACTGTGTTTCTGTACAGGTGAATAATAATGTTAAGAAACCACCATATGTGACTGGTCTACTGGACTTCTGCATGTGTGCAGGTGTGACTGGAGATATGTTTTCAGGCAAAGCAACACAGAATTTTTGTCATCTCCAAAGCTGGTAGATGCACTGCTGGCATTAAAAGTCAACAAAAGGAGCTTTATGTCAGCAGAAGAATCACTTCTCAGACTGCTTCCCTTCAAAATTAGTAAGGGAATGCATGCATAGCCAAGTGGTTGGTGCTGTCTTTCCCAATTTGTACACAAATGCCCTGGAAGAACTAGAATAATGTTGGGTGTTGAACCTGTCTTTATTGTTTGCTGAATATTTTACCTTAATTCAGTATTTACCTCACTGTTCATTTCTGtattacttttaaaagttttctcaAAAACTACCAGAAAGTCCATAGAGCTTTGTGTTTCCtcctttgaagaaaacaaaggtgGTGGGACAGAAGGAAAACTGGAGTAAATTGTGCAGGACAGGAGTGTTATAATGATGTTTTTCTGAGCTATATGATCTACTTCTGTAATTACTGTTTGGAAAATATAAGATAATAGTAATCCTAAAGTGCTTATCTCACAAAAAAGAATATAGTAATGTCATCTATATATGCATATAGTTCTGTATAGTACAGAACAAAATTGAGTCTGAAGTAGTGAAATAAAGGAGCATGTGAATATAGCTTTGATTTTGCTTGCTATTATGTACTTTCGTAGTGTTAGCATTCTGTTCAGTAATATAACGCTTAAAATTGATGCAATTTAAATTCTTGTTAGAATCAGGTTACTGATGTGGGATCATGCTTGGTTTAGGATTGCAAATGAAAGCTTAGGAACTGATTTCTTTAGAAGAAAGATTTGGATCACAGTCTGTCCTGCATGAGTCATTATAAATTGTCAGCATGATATAGCTCTTGTTCTGAAAAGGTGTTTATTAAGTAAGAAAAAGATAAACAGTATCTTGGGCACATACATTTTCAGTCCTTGTTGCTGTCTAATCAGGTCTATGACatgataaagaagaaaaatcctaagAAAAAATGCACTTCCTGTGTGTACAGCCTAGATTAGATGGTGCTATGATTTAGCCATGGCTTAGACTGCCTTTTTTGTTGCACATGCACAATGCTGTCAGGGTACACTTGATACTTGGAGAGCAGTGTTGGCAGCCTCATTCTCCATCCCCTAACCTCCTCTGCAATTGCAAAATCATAGGTACAAGCAGTATGCACTCACCTAATTTGAGCAGCTGCATGATCACAAACTCTTGAAATCATTAGGAATTAGGTATTACTGTTCTTTGTTATTCTACACCTAATGTTTACTGGAAACCTCACAAATAAAGATAACTCTTGAGATTTATTCCTTTATAGGCTAAGTAAATTAAACTCTTCCATTCTGtcattgtgattttttttttcattatatttgtcattacttttttcctttactaGGATGTTTCAAggtattagaaagaaaaaagtaaggaaagcagaagaaagacaTAGAAGTGTcccatggaaaagcaggatgaaaCCAATATATAGTTTTTTCAAGAGATTCTTCAGTTTATGCCCACAGTAAGAGGACCACTGAACAAAACATCAAAACTCTGTACTTTGGGAAACCACAGTCCAGTGATCTTTGACAATAGTCTGTAACATGGCCCATGAAAGCACCAGAGCAGCTAAAGCCCatttttccctctgcatttTTGGTTCTACAGCACTTGTACTCAGGGATTTCCTTAGAAAGATCTTGGCATTTAAAATCTCttgctggattttgttttttgagaCTTTGGTCACATTTTGAACCTGTGTAAATTTTAGCATTTACAGTGCCCCAGAGCAAGGAGTTCCACAGATTGATACATGTTGTGTGAAGATTCAGtgctttttgtgttttacaTCTTGTGCCTGGCCATTTCATTTGACCCTCTAAGCTCATGCATTGGAAGAGGCTGTGAACAGGGAACCTGGAGACACAttccctgtcctggctctgATTACACCTTTGCTGTATCCCCTCAGTTACCTGGTTTTGAGACCTTTGGCTTCTCAGTCAGTCCTTAGTTGTTAGGTTGTAGAGAACTTGTGATgatcccagctgccctgcctgtAGCCATTTCCAGTCTACTCTATCTTTTCAGAGTCTGTGGGACCAGACCTACACACAATAGTCAAGACAGACAAACCAGCCATTCATACAGTGACTAAACAATATTctctctttcattcttttttcctttcttagtAATTAGCAATACTCATTTTTCCCCAGTTAGTGAACAGAGGGCTGATGTTTTCACACAACTGCCTATTATAACCCCGAGATCTCAGTCCTGAAGTGCTAATAATCACCTTGGGGCACATAATTTTGTGTAGttagttttcttttccccttaaagaaattacttcatATTTATCTATACTGGCTTTAATTTGACTTTTTACTGCCTAGTCACTCAGAACTGTGAAGTCTTTGTTCACAGTCAGCCCTTATCATAGCTACCCTGAATGAGTGTCAGCAGCTAACTTGGTCACCTCACCATTTATCCTGTTTTCCAGCtcatttataaataaatgaGTAGCTCCCAAGTTCCAGCACAGATCCCTGCAGGATTCCACCACTGACCTCTCTCCACTTGAAAAATTGACAGTAGTGTCCTACCATCTGTTTCCAATTATTTATCCTTGCAAGggcatttatttttatcctctgGGAGTCCAGGttttttaagactttttaaTGATAGATTCATCAATTGTTTTTTGGAAATACAAACATTGTCAATTAAAACCATGCTACacattaatttttacttttactttgGAGAACTCTAGTAGTTTCGTGAAAAATTGCTTAGAATAGGTGTATTGGCCCTACCTTACTTCCTTTCATCACACAAATATGTCATGTTTGTACACATGCTGTCataaactgctttttttgtAGTTCTAC
Coding sequences within:
- the LHFPL3 gene encoding LHFPL tetraspan subfamily member 3 protein, which gives rise to MPGAAAGTAATGAGSSGAVAAGMLPAQEAAKIYHTNYVRNSRAIGVLWAIFTICFAIVNVVCFIQPYWIGDGVDTPQAGYFGLFHYCIGNGFSRELTCRGSFTDFSSLPSGAFKAASFFIGLSMMLIIACIVCFILFFFCNTATVYKICAWMQLTSAACLVLGCMIFPDGWDSDEVKRMCGEKTDKYTLGACSVRWAYILAIIGILDALILSFLAFVLGNRQDSLLAEELKLENKVLLSQSSLE